In one Drosophila pseudoobscura strain MV-25-SWS-2005 chromosome X, UCI_Dpse_MV25, whole genome shotgun sequence genomic region, the following are encoded:
- the NAAT1 gene encoding sodium-dependent nutrient amino acid transporter 1: protein MELKGVHQQNGTSNGTGAAGTEGESPPPAPAPATAEAAASLETTTEKVDAEQQKTERTNWGNGLEFLMSCISVSVGLGNVWRFPFTAYENGGGAFLIPYIIVLFLIGKPMYYLEMIMGQFTSQGTVKIWSVVPGFVGVGYGQAFATICIITYYSSLLALTLFYLFVSFQSVLPWSYCWEEWMNCVDSRPQEDTDALLLSSSNVTNVTALTDTVKLQSSSELYFLNVVIKEKMDISDGIGDPDWKLTLALFVSWVVIFLVIMRGVKSSGKAAYFLALFPYVVLFILLVRAVTLEGARDGIIFFLEPQWGELLNPTVWKNAVVQCFFSLAVGSGPIIMFASYNRFDHGIYRDAMIVTTLDTLTSLLGGITIFAILGNLAHNLQIENIRDVVRSGTGLAFISYPDAISKFQAVPQLFSVLFFFMLFVLGIGSIVALQSTIVTILCDQFKSWKYWKVALATSICGFLMGLVYVTPGGQWILTLVDFYGGTYVVFILAIFELAGIVWIYGMQNFCDDVEFMCNRRVSLYWRVCWSFFTPVMMIVIFIYSMVTIEPITYSEQFFPEAGNVAGWLLFGIGAAQFPLWWMWYISHHREGSLGQSFVASLRPSDKWGPANPETKRQWVIFKNEKAAQRATKKQSSKMGAFWQKLGHFCGSNT, encoded by the exons ATGGAACTGAAAGGTGTTCATCAGCAGAATGGTACCAGCAATGGCACAGGTGCTGCAGGAACAGAAGGAGAATCGCCCCCACCAGCACCtgctccagcaacagcagaagcagccgcaTCATTAGAAACCACAACAGAA AAGGTGGATGCGGAGCAGCAGAAGACCGAGCGCACCAATTGGGGCAATGGCCTGGAGTTCCTCATGTCCTGCATATCGGTGTCCGTGGGGCTGGGCAATGTCTGGCGATTCCCCTTCACGGCGTACGAGAATGGTGGCGGTGCCTTTCTTATACCCTACATCATTGTGCTCTTCCTGATTG GCAAGCCCATGTACTATCTGGAAATGATCATGGGACAGTTCACCAGCCAGGGCACTGTGAAGATCTGGTCTGTGGTCCCGGGCTTTGTTGGCGTGGGCTACGGCCAGGCCTTTGCCACCATCTGCATCATCACTTACTACTCCTCGCTGCTGGCCCTGACGCTCTTTTATCTCTTTGTGTCCTTCCAATCGGTGCTGCCCTGGTCCTACTGCTGGGAAGAGTGGATGAACTGTGTCGACTCGCGGCCGCAGGAGGACACGGATGCTCTGCTcttgagcagcagcaacgtcaCCAACGTCACCGCACTGACGGACACAGTGAAGCTTCAGAGCAGCTCCGAGCTCTACTTTCT GAATGTGGTGATTAAGGAGAAGATGGACATATCCGACGGTATTGGTGACCCCGACTGGAAGCTGACGCTGGCTCTGTTCGTCTCCTGGGTGGTCATCTTCCTTGTGATAATGCGCGGTGTTAAGAGCTCCGGCAAAGCGGCCTACTTCCTGGCCCTTTTCCCCTACGTGGTGCTATTCATCCTGCTGGTCAGGGCCGTCACCTTAGAAGGTGCACGGGATGGCATTATCTTCTTCCTGGAGCCGCAATGGGGGGAGCTCCTGAATCCCACAGTGTGGAAGAATGCCGTCGTCCAGTGCTTCTTCTCGCTGGCCGTCGGCTCGGGGCCGATCATCATGTTTGCCTCCTACAATCGCTTCGATCATGGCATCTACAG GGATGCGATGATTGTGACCACCCTGGACACGCTGACGAGTTTGCTGGGCGGCATTACAATCTTTGCGATTCTCGGCAATCTGGCCCACAATCTGCAGATCGAGAACATCCGTGACGTGGTGCGCAGTGGCACTGGACTGGCATTCATCTCGTATCCGGATGCCATCTCCAAGTTCCAGGCGGTGCCGCAGCTCTTCTCGGTGCTCTTTTTCTTCATGCTGTTTGTCCTGGGCATCGGATCGATTGTGGCCCTGCAGAGCACCATTGTGACGATCCTTTGCGATCAGTTCAAGAGCTGGAAGTACTGGAAAGTGGCGCTGGCCACCTCCATATGCGGCTTCCTGATGGGCCTGGTCTATGTGACACCA GGTGGACAGTGGATCCTCACGCTGGTTGACTTCTACGGCGGCACCTATGTGGTCTTCATTTTAGCCATTTTCGAGCTGGCAGGCATTGTCTGGATCTATGGTATGCAGAACTTTTGCGACGATGTCGAGTTCATGTGCAACCGAAGGGTGTCCCTATACTGGCGAGTTTGCTGGTCCTTCTTCACGCCCGTCATGATGATCGTCATCTTCATCTACTCCATGGTCACCATCGAGCCCATTACCTACAGCGAACAGTTCTTCCCGGAGGCGGGAAATG tggctggctggctgctgtttgGCATCGGAGCCGCACAGTTCCCACTCTGGTGGATGTGGTACATCTCCCATCACAGGGAGGGCAGCTTGGGCCAA TCCTTTGTGGCCTCGTTGCGGCCCAGCGATAAGTGGGGTCCGGCCAATCCCGAAACGAAACGTCAATGGGTGATCTTCAAGAACGAGAAGGCCGCCCAGCGAGCCACCAAGAAGCAGTCCTCCAAGATGGGCGCCTTCTGGCAGAAGCTGGGCCACTTCTGTGGTAGCAATACCTAG